GCCGGCCAGCGGAAGGTGCTCGCCGAGTACGGCGTGACCGAGGAGCGCATCGGTGCGCCGATCGTGTCGTCCATGGAGACCGTCGTGGTCACCGAGCTGCCGGACGGCACGCCGGTGCACATCGACGCCGAGGCGGCGCAGGCCGACGGGATCGTGGTGCTCGGCCGCGTCAAGCCGCACACCGACTTCCGCGGCACCCACGAGAGCGGCCTGGCCAAGATGATCGCCATCGGGCTGGGCAAGCACCGCGGGGCCACCACCCTGCACGCGCACGGCTTCGAGAACTTCCACTCCCTCATCCCAGCGGTGGCCGAGGCGGCGCTGCGGGTGGTGCCGGTCGAGTTCGGCATGGCGGTGGTGGAGAACGCCTACGAGCAGGTGGCCCGGCTGGAGCTGGTGCCCACCGACGTGCTGCTGGAGCGCGAGGCGGAGCTGCTGGTCGAGGCCAAGCGGCTGATGCCGAAGCTGCTGGTGTCCGACATCGACGTGCTGGTGGTCGACGAGATCGGCAAGGACATCAGCGGGGCCGGGATGGACCCCAACATCACCGGCCGCGCCCCGGTCAACTCCGAGCACTTCCGGACCGTGCCGATCAAGCGCGTGGTGGTGCTGGGGCTGACCGAGCACACCGGCGGCAACGCCTGCGGGCTCGGCATGGCCGACGTGACGACCCAGCGCTGCCTGGACCAGATCGACTTCGGCTCCTTCTACACCAACTCGCTGACCTCCGGGGTGCCCGACGGCGCCCGGATCCCGATGGCGCTGGCCAACGACCGGGACGCGATCGTGGCGGCGCTGCACATGTCCCGCGGCCCGCACGACCGCCCGGCGAAGGTGGTGCGCATCCGCAACACCCTGACGATGCCGCGCATCGAGGTCTCCGAGGCCTACGCGCAGGAGGTCGCCGACCACCCGGACCTGACGGCGCTCGGGGAGCCCCGCGACTGGGAGTTCGACGCCGACGGGCGGCTGGAGCCGCTCCCCGCCCTGCACTGACCGGCCGCGTGCCTCGGCCCCCTGTCCGCGCCGCGGGGGATTGATTTCGCTCTACACTGAAGCCACAGAGCCCACGAAACGGTCGCTGCTCGTCGACCCGCCGACGGGCAGCGACCGCCCTAGAATCGAGAGGTTCTCCCTCGGCGCGAAGGAGAGGACCGCCATGCCTCCGCTGACCACCGAGCGACTGGTCATCCGCGAGTGGACGACCAGCGACTCCGACGTGCAGGCCGCGCTGGCGCTCTACGGCCGACCAGAGGTGACCGAGTGGCTCACCCCGGCCGTCTCCAACGTCGCCGACCTCGCCGCGATGCGTGCCGTGGTGCACGCGTGGACCGAGGCGCAGCCCAACCTCGTCCCACCGACCGGCCGGTGGGCGATGCAGCGCCGGTCCGACGACGTCGTGGTCGGCGGGCTGGTGCTGCGGATGCTGCCGCCCTACGACCACGACCTCGAGCTGACCTGGCAGCTGCGCCCCGAGGCGTGGGGCCACGGCTACGCCACGGAGGCCGCGACCGCGCTGCTGCGCTGGGCCTTCACCTACGACATCGACGCGGTGTTCGCGCTGACCCGCCCGGACAACACGCGGGCGATCTCCACCGCGCAGCGCATCGGCATGGAGTGGGTCGGCGAGACGACGAAGTACTACGACACCCTGCTGCAGGTCTACCGGATCCGGAAGAGCGACCTGCCCGGCGCCGCCGAGGAGGACTAGCGCCGGTCACGACCAGGTGATCACGGCGCGTCGCCGGAACACGCCGCGATCGGATGATCTGCTCGCGGCCGCGAACGGTGAGACCCTGAGGCGGATCATGCCCCACCGCCTGGACCACTCCGCCGGAGGGACCGTGCCGCCCCAGACCAGGACGCCCGACCGCCGCCCGCACCCGCCGCGCCGACCGGTCGCACGGCGGCCGGGTTCCGGGGCGCGCGTCGCGGTGACGGTGCTGTCGCTGCTCGTGCTGGCGGTGACCGGGTACGGCTGGAGCCACTACCGGGACCTGCTCAACGGGCTGGCCACCAGCGACGTCACCGACGGCGCCGGGGCCGACGGGGCCACCGACATCCTGCTGGTGGGCATGGACAGCCGCACCGACGCGCACGGCAAGCCGCTGCCCGCGGAGGTGCTGCGCGAGCTGCACGCCGGGGCGAACGACGCGGCGCTGACCGACACGATCATCCTGCTGCACATCCCCAACGACGGCTCCAGCGCGGCCGGGTTCTCCTTCCCCCGCGACTCCTACGTGTCCATCCCCGGGCACGGGCAGCACAAGATCAATTCCGCGTACTCCCGCGGCAAGCAGGCCGCCATCGCGGAAGCGACCCGGCGCGGCACCACCGACCCGGCGCAGCTGGCGCGCGAGGGCGACGACGCCGGCCGCAAGCTGCTGGTGCGCACCGTCGAGCGGTTGACCGGCGTGTCGATCGACCACTACGCCGAGGTCAACCTGCTCGGCTTCGCCCGCATCACGGAAGCCGTCGGCGGCGTCCCGGTGTGCCTGCGGGCGCCGACGCGGGACAGCTACTCGGGAGCGGACTTCCGCGCCGGGCCGCAGACCATCTCCGGCCCCGAGGCGCTGGCCTTCGTCCGGCAGCGGCACGGGCTGCCGCGCGGGGACCTCGACCGCGTGGTGCGCCAGCAGGCCTTCCTGTCCGGGCTGACGCAGTCGATGCTCTCCGGCGGGGTGCTGGCCAACCCGGCGCGGCTGCAGGAGCTCATCGACTCGGTGCAGGACTCGGTGGTGCTCGACCGCGACTGGGACGTGCTGGCCTTCGCCGAGCGGATGCGCGGGCTGGCCGGGGGCGCGGTCCGGTTCACGACCATCCCGATCGAGGACGCCGACCACGACACCCCGGACGGCCAGGCGATCCTGGTGGACCCGCGCGCGGTCCGCGCGGCGGTCACCCGCAGCACCGACCCCTCCGCGGCACCACCGCCGCCGTCCGAGGTCGCCGGGCCGGCCACGGTGGACGTGCTCAACGCGACGCGGAACCCGGGCCTGGCCAAGCGGGTGCGCTCGGAGCTGTCAGGTCGCGGCGTGGAGGTGGGCCGGGCAGGCAACACCGGGGCCCGTGCGTCCTCAGTGGTCCGCTACGCGCCGGGGGCCGCGGCCACCGCCGACCAGGTCGCCGCGCTGCTCGGCGGGCTGCCCACCGAGCGGGACGCGTCCCTGCCGCGTGGTCGCGTCCAGGTGCTCCTCGGCAGCGACTACCGGGGTCCCGGGGCACCGCGGTTCGCCCCGCCTGCCGCGGTCGCGCTCGACGGCCCGGCCCGGCAGCAGAGCACCAGCACCCCACCGGATCCCGGGACGATCACCGCGGACGGGATCCCCTGCGTGAACTGAGGCGGGTCGGTGGTGAGGCAGCCCCCTCGCCCGTCCCACCACCGACCAGCCGACTGGTGGCTCCCCTCAGCGGCCCGGCCGCCGGTCCGTCGGCACGCGCACCGCGAACGGCACCGGTGCTGCCCGGTCCACGGACAGCCCGCGAGGGTGTCGCCCAGACCTCTGCGCCAGCGGCGCGGTGCCGGTCGTCTCCCGGACCGGCGGCTGGGAGCTCGACGGCCCCAGCACGGTCCAGCGCCCTCGTGCGCTGGGGTCTGGAACGTCCCACCGCTGGTGAGACTACGCGGCGCCCCGGAGCCCCGCGACCCACCAACGCGCCTGCGCTGGGCGGCCGCGCAGGGGGAATCACCGGTCCGTGGCGCCGGTTTTCACTCGATGCGTCGACTCGAGTGGCGCTGCTCTCATCTGACCACATCGGAGCCTGCGGACGCGTCGGTGCGAGCCGGGCTGCGGTAGCGTGCTCGCGTGCCCGAACCACCACCCTCCCCCGCAGCCGCCTTCCAGATGCTCCTGGAGGGCAACCGGCGGTTCGTCCACAACGACGTCCAGCACCCGAACCAGGACGCCGACCACCGCGCGTCGCTGGCCCCGGGCCAGCGCCCGTTCGCCGTGCTGTTCGGCTGCTCCGACTCCCGGCTGGCCGCCGAGATCATCTTCGACCGCGGCCTCGGTGACCTGTTCGTGGTGCGCACCGCCGGTCAGATCACCGGCCCGGAGGTGCTGGGCAGCATCGAGTACGGCGTCGGTGTGCTCGGCGCGCCGCTGGTGATCGTGCTCGGCCACGACTCCTGCGGCGCGGTGACCGCGGCCCGCCAGACCGTGATGGAAGGCTCGGCACCGCCGGGGTTCCTGCGCGACATCGTGGAGCGGGTGACGCCGAGCGTGCTCGCCGCCCGCGCCGACGGCAAGACCGAGGTCGACGAGATCGTCGACGTGCACATCCAGCGCACCACCGACCTGCTGCTGGAGCGGTCCACGTTGCTGGCCAAGGAGGTCGAGGCGGGACGCTGCGCGGTCGTCGGGCTGTGCTACCGGCTCACCGACGGCACCGTCCGGGAGGTCGGCCACCACGGGCCCGTCGCTCACCGCACCGGGTCGTAGGGCGTCAGGTCGATCCCCGGGGCGGCGCCGCGGGCCAGCCGGGCCGCGACCGCGCCCGCCCAGGGGCCGACCGTCAGTCCGGAGGCGCCCAGGCCGTTGACCACGACCAACCCGGCGACCTGCGGCACCGCGCCGAGCAGCGGGCGGTCGTCGGGGCCCACCGGGCGGAACCCGATCCGGGTCTCCACGTGCGTGGCGTCGGCCAGCCCGGGTGCCACGGCCAGCGCTTCGCCGAGCACCTCCGCCACCCCGGCGGCGGTGACCCGGTGGTCGAAGCCGGTTCCGTCCTCGCGGGTCGCGCCCACCACGACCCGGGAGTCGTCGAAGGCCAGCAGGTAGTGGCGCGTGCGCGGCAGCACGACCGGCCAGCGGGTGGTGTCCACGCCGGGCAGCCGCAGGTGCACGATCTGGCCGCGCTGCGGCGCCACCCGGACCCGCACGCCCAGCGGCTCCAGCAGCTGCGGTGACCAGGCCCCGGCGGCGGCGACCACGGCGTCCGCCCCGACGAACTCCTCGCCGACGCGCACACCGCGGACCGCGCCGTCGGCGACCACCGAGGCGGTGCCGTTGACGAGCCGGGCACCGCGCCGGAGCGCCGCGCGCCGCAGCGCATCGCGCACCGCCCGGCCGTCCACGCGCGCCGCCCCGGGGATGTGGACCGCCGGGCCGTCGTGCCGCAGGGGCGGGAACATCTCCCGCGCCCGCCGGGCGTCGACCAGCTCCACCGCACCGGCCACCTCAGACCCCGCGGCCCGCCGCGCCACGTGCTCCACCGCCTCGTCGGCCTCGGCCCGCGAGACCAGGCGCAGCGCGCCCACCCGGCGGTAGCCGAGATCAGTCTCGCCGTCGGCGGCCAGCGCCGCGACGAGCTCCGGGTAGTGCTCGGCCCCGGCGGTCGCGATCCGCAGCCAGTCCGGGTCGTCCACCCGGGACGACCACGGGCAGATGATGCCCGCGCCCGCCGAGGTCGCGCGGCCGGGCGCGGGTGAGTCCACCAGGACCACCTCGACCCCGGCCCGGGCCGACTCGTACGCCGCTGCCGCACCGGCGATGCCGCTGCCGACGACCACCACGCGCATGTCGCGCTCCTCCTCCGGTCACCGCCCCACTGGGGCCACGACCAGGGAACCAGACGCGATCTCCCCGGAACACCGCCGGTGCGGGCGCTTCGAGCGGCCGGAACGGGCTGGTCACGTTAGCCTTCGGGGGCACGATCCGGGCGAAGGGAATCCAGCCGCGTGACCGTCGAGCCGCGTCGAGTGCTGCTGATCAGCGCGACCATCGGTGAGGGGCACAATGCGACCGGCCGGGCCGTGGCCGAAGCGGCCGGCCGGGTCTGGCCGGGGTGCGAGGTCGGCTGGGTGGACGCGCTGCGCGCGATGGGCCGCTGGGTGCCCGCCGCGTTCAACTGGATCTACGTCACCAACGTCGAGTCCACCCCGTGGCTGTACGACTTCTTCTACGACTCGCTGTGGCGGTACCGGTGGTTCGCCAACGCCTCGCGCCGCTTCGTCGGCGCCTGGAGCGGGCGGGCGCTGCGGCGCACGATCGACGAGCACGACCCGGACCTGGTCGTGTCGACCTACCCGCTCGGGACCGCGGGGCTGGACTGGCTGCGCCGCCGTGGTGGGCTCGACGTCCCGGTGGCGGCCGTGGTCTCGGACTTCTCCCCGCACCCGTTCTGGGTCTACCCCGAGATCGACCTGCACTACGTGATGAGCGAGGCGAGCCTGCGGGAGATGCGGCGGGCCGAACCGGACGCGGTGGGCGCGGTGTGCGTGCCCCCGGTGGTCTCGGCGTTCCGGCCCGGCGACCGGGGTGCCGCGCGCCGCAGGCTCGGGCTCGACGAGTCGGGCTTCACCGTGCTGCTGTCCTGCGGCTCGCTCGGGTTCGGTTCGGTGGAGCGGGCGGTGGACGCCGCGCTGCGGGTGGAGGGGGTCGGTCAGGTCGTGGTGGTCTGCGGGCGCAACGAGGCGCTGCGGCAGCGGTTCGCCGGCCGCGCCGAGGACCGGCTGGTCGCGCTGGGCTGGGTGGAGGACATGCCGGCGCTGGTGGCCTGCGCGGACGTCGTGGTGACCAACGCGGGCGGGGCGACGGCGCTGGAAGCGCTCGCGTGCGGGCGGGCGGTGGTGATGTTCGAGCCCATCGCCGGGCACGGGCGGGCCAACGCCGAGCTGATGGCCGACGCGGGCCTGGCCGAGCTGTGCCCGCGCGCGGACGACCTGACCGCGACGTTGCGCCGCTGGGTCGCCGCACCCGAGGAGCTCGCGCAGCGGGAGCACCAGGCGCTCAAGCACTGCCAGGTCGCGGACTTCGACGACCAGGTCGCCGCGCTGGCGCACCTCCCCCGGCACCGCGGTCGCCGGCCGCTGCGGCCGCAGGACGCCTTCTTCGCCCACGCCACCACACCCGTGGTGCCGCAGCAGACCGGTGCCGTCCTGCTGCTCGAGGGCGACGACCGCTCCGCGCACGACTGGTGCGAGCTCCTCGCCGACCGGATCGAACGGCGGGCCGGGCGGTTGCCGATGCTCACGCGGCGCCTGGTGCGGCGCCGGGCCCGGTGGCCGCAGTGGGTCCAGGACGCGGCCCTCGACCCCGCCGACCACCTGCGCTGCCGCGAGGTCCGCGACGAGCGCGCCGCGGCCGCGGCCCGCGAGGAGTTCTTCCGCACGGCGGTGCGCACCGACCGGCCCCCGTGGGAGCTGGAGGTGCTGCGCGAGACCGGGTCTGGCCGGGTGTCGGTCCTGGCGAAGCTGCACCACGCGCTCGGCGACGGCGTCGCGGTCACCAGCACGCTGCTGCGGTTGCTCACCGACGGTCCGCACCCGGTGCCGGCTGCGGACCGCGGGGACCGGCCGAGGTGGGTCCGGCGCGCGGGGACGGTGGCGCGCGGACTGGTCAGCTTGGCCGCGGCCGGTCCGGCACCGGCCAGCCCCTGGAGCGGGCGCAGCACGGCCGCCCGGTCGTTCAGCGGCCTGGAGCTGCCCGCCGCTGAGGTCCGCGCGTGCGCGCGGGCTCGCGGTGTGAGCAGCACGGCCCTGCTGCTCGGGGTGCTGGCCGAGGCGCTGCACCGGGCGCTGCCCGCTCCGGCGCCGGGCCAGCGGTTCCGGGTGATGGTGCCGCGCACCGCGCGCACCGGGCGGGGTGGCGTGGGCACCGAGGCGCCGGGGAACCACACCGCGTCGCTGGCGCTGGACCTGCCGGTCGGTCCGATGCCGGTCGAGCAGCGGCTCGCCGCGGTGGCCGCGGAGCTCGGCAGGCCGGACCGGACCGGTCAACCCGCCGCGGCCACGGCCGTGCTCGCCGCGCTGGGCCTGCTGCCCGCGCCGCTGCACGCCTGGGTGGTGCGCCGGATCTACCACCGCCGGTTCTTCAGCGCCGTGGTGTCGGTGCTGCCCGGGCAGCGCCGGCCGGCGCGCATCGGGTCGGCGCGCATCGCCGGGGTGCTGCCGGTGCTGGCGCTGGCCGACGGGGTGGGACTGGCGGTGGGGGCGATCGGCTGGGGCGACCGCATCGGGTTCGGGGTCACCACGGACACCGGACTGGCCCCGCCCGCCGAGGTGCTCACCGAGCACCTGCGCGCGGTCTGCACCGAAGTGCGGGCAGGTGATCCGCGGTGAGCACGGACGCCACGGTGCTGGCCATCGCCGTTCCGACCGCGGTCGTCGGGGCGGCCAGCTTCGGCTTGGCCAGCGCGATCCAGCACCGCGTCACCAAGCAGGTGCCCCGGGTGCGCACCCTCAACCCGCGGATGCTGCTGGCGCTGGTCCGCAAGCCGATCTGGGTGCTGAGCATCCTCACCGTGATCGTCGGGCTGTCGCTGCAGGTGGTGGCGCTGGCGTTCGGGCCGCTGGTGCTGGTGCAACCGCTGCTGGTGACCTCGGTGCTGTTCGGTGCCGCGTTCGCGGCGTGGATGGCGCACCGCAAGATGGACCTGGTGCTGGCGCTCGGCGGGCTGGCCTGCGTCGGTGGGCTGTCGGCGTTCCTGGTGCTGGCCCGGCCCTCGGGGCACAGCAGCGACTTCACCGGGGCGCCGGTGCTGCCGCTGGCGCTGGCGCTCGGCCTGCTGGTGCTGGTCTCGCTGGTGGCGTCCTGGCTGGTGCCCGGTGAGGCCGGGGTGATCGGCATGGCGGTGGCCACCGGCGTGTTCTACGGGGTGACCGCCGGGTTGATCAAGGTGGTGGCCGGGCAGGTCCGCTCCGGCGGGGTGGTGGAGCCGTTCCAGCACTGGACGCTGTACGCGGTGTGCGTGATCGGGCCGATGGGCTTCCTGCTCAGCCAGCAGACCTTCCAGCGCGGCCGGTTGATCTCGCCGTCGCTGGCGGTGATCACCACGGTGGACCCGCTGGTCGCGGCCGCGATCGGGGTGAGCTGGCTCGGCGAGACCCTCGAGTCCTCCCCCGCCATCCTCACCGGCGAGCTCGTCGCGGTGGTGGTCATCGTCGTCGGCATCGTGGTGCTGACCCGGCGCGGCGAGCAGCTGCGGCGGGCGCTCGACCGCAGCGACGGGGGCTCGGAGGAGCCGACGTGGGGATGACGCTGCGCGGGCGGACCGCGCTGGTCACCGGCGCGTCCTCCGGCATCGGCGCGGCCACCGCGGCCGAACTGGCCGCCGCCGGGTGCCAGGTGGTGCTGGTCGGCCGCGACCAGCGCCGGCTGGCCCAGGTCACCGCGCGCACGGGCGGGCTGGCCCTGGCCGCCGAGCTGACCGACGCCTCCGGGCTGGACCGCGTGGTCACCGCGGCACGGCGGGTGGACCTGCTGGTGCACTGCGCGGGGATCGGGTGGTCCGGTGACCTGGCGTCGATGTCCGCCGAGCAGGTGGAGGCGCTGACCGCGGTGAACCTGACCGCGCCGGTGCTGCTGACCAGCGCGGTGCTGCCGGAGCTGCGGCGCAGGCGCGGCCACGTCGTGTTCGTCTCCTCGATCGCGGCCGTCGGGGTCCGCGGCGAGGAGGTCTACGCGGCGACGAAGGCCGGGGTGCGGGCGTTCGCCGAGAGCCTGCGCCGCCTCGACGGCCTCGGGGTGACCACGGTGCTGCCGGGCGCGGTGCGCACCCCGTTCTTCGCGGGCAGGCGCTACGACCGGCGGTTCCCGCGCGTGCTCGCCCCGGAGGAGGTCGCCGCGGCGCTGGTCCGGGGCGTGCAGCGCGGCCGGGCGGAGGTGTTCGTGCCCGGGTGGCTGGCGGTGCCCGCCCGGTTGCAGGGCGCGCTGCCCGGGGTGTTCCGGGCGCTGGCCCGCCGGTTCGGCTGAGCGTCAGCTGCGCAGCGCCCGGATGGACTCGCGCAGCGACGCCGTGGTGGCCAGCACCGCGGTCGGTTCGTAGCCGCAGTGGGCCATGCAGTTGGCGCAGCGCGGGTCGTTGCCGCGCCCGTAGCGCGACCAGTCGGTCTCCTCCAGCAGTTCGCGGTAGGTGGCGGCGTAGCCGTCGCTCATCAGGTAGCAGGGCCGCTGCCAGCCGTAGAGCGAGTACGACGGGATGGCCCACGCGGTGCAGCGGAAGTCGACCTTGCCCTCCAGGAAGTCCAGGAACAGCGGCGAGTGGTTGAACCGCCACCGCCGTCGGCGGCCGTCGGCGAAGACCTTGCCGAACAGCTCGCGGGTCTCGGCGACCCCCAGGAAGCGCTCCTGGTCCGGGGCCTTGTCGTAGGCGTAGGCCGGGGACAGCATCATCCGGTCGACCTGGAGGTCGTTGTTGAGGAAGTCCAGCACCTCGATCACCGACTGCGGGGTGTCGGAGGTGAAGAACGTGGAGTTCGTGGTGACCCGGAACCCGCGCCGCTGGACCTCCTTGACGTTGTCCACCGCCTGCGCGAACACGCCCTTCTTGCACACCGAGGCGTCGTGCCGCTCCTCCAGCCCGTCGATGTGCACCGCCCACGCGAAGTACGGCGAGGGCCGGAACCGGTCGATCTTGCGGGGCAGCAGCAGCGCGTTGGTGCACAGGTAGACGAACTTCTTGCGCTTGACCAGCTCCTCGACGAGGGTGTCGATCTCGGGGTGCATCAGCGGTTCGCCCCCGGCGATCGACACCACCGGGGCGCCGCACTCCTCCACCGCGGCGAGGGCCTGCTCGACCGGCATCCGCTGCTTGAGCACGTCCGCCGGGTGCTGGATCTTGCCGCAGCCGGCGCACTTGAGGTTGCAGGCGAACAGCGGCTCCAGCTCCAGCGTCAGGGCGAACTTCTCGCGGCGGGCCAGCTTCTGCTTGAGCAGGTGGGCCCCGACCCGGACGGCTTGGCGCAGCGGGATGCCCATTCAAGACACCTCCTCGGGTGCGTGGTGGTTCTCCGGGGCCGCGGTGCGGCTCCACCGGGACAGGCAGGCGCCGACGGCGTGCAGCCGGGCGAGCGCGGCCAGCGCCCGCCGCGGTGTACCCGGGCTCAGCAGCGGCTGGTCGGCGGTGTCGAGCACGACCCGCACCACGGCGGTGCCCCGCGGGCCCGCGGCGCGCGCGAGCACCGCGGACTCCATGTCGACCGCGAGCGCGCCGGTGCGGGCCGCCTCCGCCCGCTGCGGGCCGTGCACGAGGTGCCGGGTGGTGAGGACCGGTCCGCAGCGGACCGGGAACCCCGCGCGGTGCAGTTCCGCGGCCAGCACCGGGGCGGCGTCGCAGTGCACCGTCCCGTCCTCGCCGCGGACCTCGTCGGCGACCACCACGTCGCCGCTGCGGATCCCGGCGCCGACGCCGCCGGCGAGGCCGGCCACCACGAGCAGGTCGAAGTCCGCGGCGGCGAGCTCGGCGGCGCGGCGCGCGCTGCGCCGCGGGCCGGGACCGGTGCGGTGGACGAGTTCGCGGCCGAGCGCCGCCCGCAGCGCGCGGGCCTCGCACCGCAGCGGGGCGCAGACCACCAGACGTACCGGCATCGTCACTCCCCCGCCCGGACGTACCTGCCGAGGGCGGTCAGCGGGAAGATCACCCGGTACAGGTGGTAGTTGATGTAGAAGTCGCCGGGGAACCCGGTCCCGGTGAACTGCGGCTCGTCCCAGCCGCCGTCGGCCCGCTGGGTCCGGGCGAGGTAGTGCAGCCCGCGCTGGACCGCGTCGGTCCGGTGCCGCCCCAGCGCCAGCAGCGCCATCAGCGCCCACCCGGTCTGCGACGGCGTGGAGTCGCCGCGGCCGATCCACGCGGGGTCGTCGTAGGAGCGCAGGTCCTCGCCCCAGCCGCCGTCGGTGTTCTGGTGCCGCTCCAGCCACCGCGCCGCGCGCCGCAGCGCCCGGTGCTCGGGGGTGAGCCCGGCCTTGACCAGCGCCGGGACCACGGCGCCGGTGCCGTAGACGTGGTTGGCTCCCCAGCGGCCGAACCAGGAACCGTCCTTCTCCTGGTGCCGCAGCAGCCACGTCACGCCGCGCCGGACCACCTCGTCGTCGTGGCCCAGCGTGGCCAGCGCCTCGACCACGTGCGCGGTGACGTCGGCCGAGGGCGGGTCGATCACCTCGCCGAAGTCGCAGAACGGCAGCTTGCGCACCAGCTGCCGGGTGTTGTCGGCGTCGAACGCGCCCCAGCCGCCGTCCGCCGACTGCATGCCGCGCAGCCAGCGGGCTCCGCGCTCGATCGCGGCCTGCACCGCCTCCCGGTTCGGGTGGTCCACGCGGTTGAGCGCCAGCAGCACCTCGGCGGTGTCGTCGACGTCCGGGTAGCGGTCGTTGTCGAACTCGAACGCCCAGCCACCGCCCGGGGGCAGGTCGGGGCGGCGCACCGACCAGTCGCCCTCGATGCGGATCTCCTCGGCCAGCAGGAAGTCGGTGGCCCGGCGCAGCGCCGGGTGCGCGCTGGGCACGCCCGCGTCGCGCAGCGCCTGCACGCCGAGCACGGTGTCCCACACCGGGGACTGGCAGGCCTCCAGCCGGCGCACCACGCCGTCCGGGGTCTGCTCCCGGACCAGGAAGCGCTCCAGGCCGTCCAGGCCCTGGCGGACCACGGGGTGGTCCAGCGGGTAGCCGAGCAGGTGCAGCGCGAGCAGCGAGTACACCCACGGGGGCTGGATGCCGCCCCAGGAGCCGTCGGCCTCCTGCCGCGCCACGATCCACTCGGCGGCGCGCAGCATCGCGTGCCGGCGCAGGGAGCGCAGCGGGCGCCGGTGGTAGCGGTGCAGCAACCGGTCCAGCACGGTGAACGCGTAGTTCCAGGACCACGCGGGGCGCGTGGACGGGCGGGGGCGGCCGGTGCGCAGCTCGCGCACCGTGATGCCCAGCTCCCGCTGCGGCCGCAGCGTGCACACCACGGTCAGCGGCACCACGGTCTGGCGGGCCCAGCACGCCCAGTCCGCCACGTTGAGCGGGAACCAGCTGGGCAGCAGCACCACCTCCGGGGGCATGGCGGGCAGCTCGTCCCAGGACCACTCACCGAACAGC
This region of Saccharopolyspora hordei genomic DNA includes:
- a CDS encoding carbonic anhydrase, whose protein sequence is MPEPPPSPAAAFQMLLEGNRRFVHNDVQHPNQDADHRASLAPGQRPFAVLFGCSDSRLAAEIIFDRGLGDLFVVRTAGQITGPEVLGSIEYGVGVLGAPLVIVLGHDSCGAVTAARQTVMEGSAPPGFLRDIVERVTPSVLAARADGKTEVDEIVDVHIQRTTDLLLERSTLLAKEVEAGRCAVVGLCYRLTDGTVREVGHHGPVAHRTGS
- a CDS encoding DMT family transporter, with translation MSTDATVLAIAVPTAVVGAASFGLASAIQHRVTKQVPRVRTLNPRMLLALVRKPIWVLSILTVIVGLSLQVVALAFGPLVLVQPLLVTSVLFGAAFAAWMAHRKMDLVLALGGLACVGGLSAFLVLARPSGHSSDFTGAPVLPLALALGLLVLVSLVASWLVPGEAGVIGMAVATGVFYGVTAGLIKVVAGQVRSGGVVEPFQHWTLYAVCVIGPMGFLLSQQTFQRGRLISPSLAVITTVDPLVAAAIGVSWLGETLESSPAILTGELVAVVVIVVGIVVLTRRGEQLRRALDRSDGGSEEPTWG
- a CDS encoding LCP family protein; translated protein: MPHRLDHSAGGTVPPQTRTPDRRPHPPRRPVARRPGSGARVAVTVLSLLVLAVTGYGWSHYRDLLNGLATSDVTDGAGADGATDILLVGMDSRTDAHGKPLPAEVLRELHAGANDAALTDTIILLHIPNDGSSAAGFSFPRDSYVSIPGHGQHKINSAYSRGKQAAIAEATRRGTTDPAQLAREGDDAGRKLLVRTVERLTGVSIDHYAEVNLLGFARITEAVGGVPVCLRAPTRDSYSGADFRAGPQTISGPEALAFVRQRHGLPRGDLDRVVRQQAFLSGLTQSMLSGGVLANPARLQELIDSVQDSVVLDRDWDVLAFAERMRGLAGGAVRFTTIPIEDADHDTPDGQAILVDPRAVRAAVTRSTDPSAAPPPPSEVAGPATVDVLNATRNPGLAKRVRSELSGRGVEVGRAGNTGARASSVVRYAPGAAATADQVAALLGGLPTERDASLPRGRVQVLLGSDYRGPGAPRFAPPAAVALDGPARQQSTSTPPDPGTITADGIPCVN
- a CDS encoding wax ester/triacylglycerol synthase domain-containing protein, coding for MTVEPRRVLLISATIGEGHNATGRAVAEAAGRVWPGCEVGWVDALRAMGRWVPAAFNWIYVTNVESTPWLYDFFYDSLWRYRWFANASRRFVGAWSGRALRRTIDEHDPDLVVSTYPLGTAGLDWLRRRGGLDVPVAAVVSDFSPHPFWVYPEIDLHYVMSEASLREMRRAEPDAVGAVCVPPVVSAFRPGDRGAARRRLGLDESGFTVLLSCGSLGFGSVERAVDAALRVEGVGQVVVVCGRNEALRQRFAGRAEDRLVALGWVEDMPALVACADVVVTNAGGATALEALACGRAVVMFEPIAGHGRANAELMADAGLAELCPRADDLTATLRRWVAAPEELAQREHQALKHCQVADFDDQVAALAHLPRHRGRRPLRPQDAFFAHATTPVVPQQTGAVLLLEGDDRSAHDWCELLADRIERRAGRLPMLTRRLVRRRARWPQWVQDAALDPADHLRCREVRDERAAAAAREEFFRTAVRTDRPPWELEVLRETGSGRVSVLAKLHHALGDGVAVTSTLLRLLTDGPHPVPAADRGDRPRWVRRAGTVARGLVSLAAAGPAPASPWSGRSTAARSFSGLELPAAEVRACARARGVSSTALLLGVLAEALHRALPAPAPGQRFRVMVPRTARTGRGGVGTEAPGNHTASLALDLPVGPMPVEQRLAAVAAELGRPDRTGQPAAATAVLAALGLLPAPLHAWVVRRIYHRRFFSAVVSVLPGQRRPARIGSARIAGVLPVLALADGVGLAVGAIGWGDRIGFGVTTDTGLAPPAEVLTEHLRAVCTEVRAGDPR
- a CDS encoding NAD(P)/FAD-dependent oxidoreductase, translated to MRVVVVGSGIAGAAAAYESARAGVEVVLVDSPAPGRATSAGAGIICPWSSRVDDPDWLRIATAGAEHYPELVAALAADGETDLGYRRVGALRLVSRAEADEAVEHVARRAAGSEVAGAVELVDARRAREMFPPLRHDGPAVHIPGAARVDGRAVRDALRRAALRRGARLVNGTASVVADGAVRGVRVGEEFVGADAVVAAAGAWSPQLLEPLGVRVRVAPQRGQIVHLRLPGVDTTRWPVVLPRTRHYLLAFDDSRVVVGATREDGTGFDHRVTAAGVAEVLGEALAVAPGLADATHVETRIGFRPVGPDDRPLLGAVPQVAGLVVVNGLGASGLTVGPWAGAVAARLARGAAPGIDLTPYDPVR
- a CDS encoding lactate racemase domain-containing protein; protein product: MFNVDAVRLVGGDIELPRMIPVEQRFASTVVEDLEGTIRSQVAEHDRTHPVSGKRIAITAGSRGIAQLDRIVATLVDALAGCGAKPFVVPAMGSHGGGTAAGQRKVLAEYGVTEERIGAPIVSSMETVVVTELPDGTPVHIDAEAAQADGIVVLGRVKPHTDFRGTHESGLAKMIAIGLGKHRGATTLHAHGFENFHSLIPAVAEAALRVVPVEFGMAVVENAYEQVARLELVPTDVLLEREAELLVEAKRLMPKLLVSDIDVLVVDEIGKDISGAGMDPNITGRAPVNSEHFRTVPIKRVVVLGLTEHTGGNACGLGMADVTTQRCLDQIDFGSFYTNSLTSGVPDGARIPMALANDRDAIVAALHMSRGPHDRPAKVVRIRNTLTMPRIEVSEAYAQEVADHPDLTALGEPRDWEFDADGRLEPLPALH
- a CDS encoding GNAT family N-acetyltransferase → MPPLTTERLVIREWTTSDSDVQAALALYGRPEVTEWLTPAVSNVADLAAMRAVVHAWTEAQPNLVPPTGRWAMQRRSDDVVVGGLVLRMLPPYDHDLELTWQLRPEAWGHGYATEAATALLRWAFTYDIDAVFALTRPDNTRAISTAQRIGMEWVGETTKYYDTLLQVYRIRKSDLPGAAEED